The Faecalibacter sp. LW9 genome has a segment encoding these proteins:
- a CDS encoding insulinase family protein, producing the protein MKTKILSLAFAFFAISLQAQEIIPMPKPGPAPTINIGKPNEFKLKNGLTVIVVENHKLPRVSATLTIDNPPIALGEKSGTESLLSEMLGTGTKNISKEEFNERIEFLGANVNLWQSGASASSLKKYFNEVFGYMADGALNPNFTQAEFDAVKARYIEGLKSDEKSVETAAARVRDILIYGKNHPFAEYDTPEKIEAITLADVQDYYNKYYKPNNAYLIVVGDITTKEVKKLSEKWFKNWKKGDLNIPALPKVAEVQRTEVDIIDMPNAVQSVVGLGYPVQLTKNDPDYYAVQVASSILGGDFNSKLNMNLREANGWTYGARGGVSDSRYVGTFTTNATVRNDVTDGAVKETLKEVRSMTLEKIDAQQLEEVKSKFLGNFILTLERPQTVANQALTIKTNKLDPSFYTNYIKNINAVTVDDVLRVSKKYFRPDQARIIVTGKTEQIAEGLEALGYPVNYYDKYGNKTEKPAPSAKKSDKTVQQIADAYITAIGGNEKVAKISTLKQTGSVEIQGMKGEYINYAKAPNKTSVVMKIMGMEIVQAFDGEKAFAKQGATKIDVAEGLPQLKITNTLFLPLSEGYKSAEVQGEVSENGKKYTKVYVKDLRRTDYYDVATGLLEKSEIMQDTPMGPMNMVTTFDAYKEFDGVKFPTILSNEVGPQKINVTVEKVEVNKNVSDADFK; encoded by the coding sequence ATGAAAACGAAAATATTATCTCTTGCATTTGCATTTTTTGCAATTTCGTTACAAGCACAAGAAATTATTCCAATGCCAAAACCAGGTCCAGCACCGACCATTAACATTGGAAAACCAAATGAATTTAAATTAAAAAATGGCTTAACAGTAATTGTCGTTGAAAATCACAAATTACCTCGTGTATCAGCGACCTTAACTATCGATAATCCACCGATTGCTTTAGGTGAAAAAAGCGGTACTGAATCGTTATTAAGCGAAATGTTAGGTACAGGTACAAAGAACATTAGCAAAGAAGAATTTAATGAACGAATTGAATTTTTAGGTGCAAATGTAAATCTTTGGCAAAGTGGAGCTTCGGCAAGTTCTTTAAAGAAATACTTTAATGAAGTTTTTGGGTATATGGCTGATGGTGCTTTAAACCCAAACTTTACACAAGCTGAATTTGATGCAGTAAAAGCACGTTACATCGAAGGATTAAAGTCTGACGAAAAATCGGTAGAAACTGCTGCTGCTCGTGTGCGTGATATTTTAATTTATGGTAAAAATCATCCATTTGCAGAATATGATACGCCAGAAAAAATCGAAGCCATTACCTTAGCGGATGTACAAGATTATTACAATAAATACTATAAGCCGAATAATGCGTATTTAATCGTAGTAGGGGATATCACGACAAAAGAAGTGAAGAAACTTTCAGAAAAATGGTTCAAAAACTGGAAAAAAGGTGACTTAAACATTCCTGCTTTACCAAAAGTGGCTGAGGTCCAAAGAACAGAAGTCGATATCATTGATATGCCGAATGCAGTACAATCTGTAGTAGGTTTAGGATATCCTGTACAATTGACGAAAAATGATCCGGATTATTACGCCGTTCAAGTGGCTTCTTCTATTTTAGGAGGTGATTTCAATTCGAAGTTGAATATGAACTTACGTGAAGCCAACGGTTGGACGTATGGAGCACGTGGAGGCGTTTCAGATTCTCGTTATGTAGGTACATTTACAACGAATGCAACAGTTCGTAATGATGTGACGGATGGAGCGGTGAAAGAAACGTTGAAAGAAGTACGTTCGATGACATTAGAGAAAATCGATGCCCAACAATTGGAAGAAGTAAAATCGAAATTCTTAGGAAACTTTATTTTGACATTAGAGCGTCCTCAAACGGTGGCTAATCAAGCGTTAACGATTAAGACGAACAAATTAGATCCTTCGTTCTACACGAACTACATCAAAAATATTAATGCAGTAACTGTCGATGATGTATTAAGAGTTTCTAAAAAGTATTTCCGTCCAGACCAAGCGCGCATTATCGTAACAGGTAAAACGGAACAAATTGCAGAAGGATTAGAAGCATTAGGTTACCCTGTAAATTACTATGATAAATACGGGAACAAAACAGAAAAACCAGCACCTTCTGCTAAAAAATCGGATAAAACGGTTCAACAAATTGCAGATGCTTATATTACTGCAATCGGTGGAAATGAAAAAGTAGCAAAAATTTCGACTTTAAAACAAACAGGTTCAGTTGAAATTCAAGGGATGAAAGGTGAATACATCAACTATGCAAAAGCACCCAACAAAACTTCTGTTGTGATGAAAATCATGGGAATGGAAATTGTTCAAGCCTTTGATGGTGAAAAAGCTTTCGCTAAACAAGGAGCTACTAAAATCGATGTTGCAGAAGGATTACCTCAATTAAAAATTACAAATACGTTATTTTTACCATTATCTGAAGGATATAAATCAGCAGAAGTTCAAGGTGAAGTCTCTGAGAATGGAAAAAAATATACAAAAGTTTATGTAAAAGATTTACGTCGAACAGATTATTATGATGTTGCAACGGGATTATTGGAAAAATCTGAAATCATGCAAGATACACCAATGGGACCAATGAACATGGTGACTACTTTTGACGCATACAAAGAATTTGATGGCGTAAAATTCCCAACAATTTTATCAAACGAAGTGGGGCCTCAAAAAATCAATGTGACAGTAGAAAAAGTGGAAGTAAACAAAAACGTTTCTGACGCAGACTTCAAATAA
- a CDS encoding pitrilysin family protein, translating to MKKLLLSFMFAGGLVFGQKIEFEEYKLPNGLHVILHQDNSAPVVTTGVMYHVGSKDEQVGKTGFAHFFEHLLFEGTTNIQRGEWFKIVSSHGGSNNANTTSDRTYYYETFPSNNLELGLWMESDRLYQPIINQIGVDTQKEVVKEEKRSRLDNQPYGKFSYGEAVNPHVFKNHPYKWSVIGSFEDLSSATLEDFQHFSETYYVPNNAVLVVAGDFKSEEAKQLIEKYFGKIKRGKDVVKSFPKEDEQTQEVRATEYDANIQIPLLAINYRTPGNKVKDAAALQMLSDYLSGGKSSVLYKKYVDERKEALQIFAFNRQMEDYGIYTIGILPQGEVSFEYLEKELAKDIKAVQTDLISEKDYQKILNGIENRFVASKSGVQNIAHALADAYMLRGNTNIINEELDIYRSVTREDIRNAAQKYLNPQQRIIINYLPESAKDAK from the coding sequence ATGAAAAAATTACTACTGTCTTTTATGTTTGCCGGAGGACTGGTATTCGGACAAAAAATTGAATTCGAAGAATATAAGCTTCCGAATGGTTTACATGTTATTTTACACCAAGATAATTCAGCACCAGTGGTGACAACAGGTGTCATGTATCACGTGGGATCAAAGGACGAACAAGTCGGTAAAACAGGATTTGCACACTTTTTTGAGCACTTATTATTTGAAGGTACAACAAACATTCAAAGAGGTGAGTGGTTTAAAATTGTTTCATCTCACGGGGGATCCAATAATGCCAATACAACATCAGACCGAACATATTACTACGAAACATTTCCATCGAATAACTTAGAGTTAGGATTATGGATGGAATCAGATCGTTTATATCAGCCGATCATCAACCAAATTGGGGTAGATACGCAAAAAGAGGTGGTGAAAGAAGAAAAACGTTCGCGTTTGGATAATCAACCTTACGGTAAATTTTCTTACGGTGAAGCCGTAAATCCACACGTCTTCAAAAATCATCCGTACAAGTGGTCTGTTATTGGTTCATTTGAAGATTTAAGTAGTGCAACTTTAGAGGATTTCCAACATTTTAGCGAAACATACTATGTTCCAAACAATGCCGTATTGGTAGTAGCTGGAGATTTTAAATCAGAAGAAGCTAAACAATTAATCGAAAAATATTTTGGTAAAATTAAACGCGGTAAAGATGTTGTAAAATCTTTCCCGAAAGAAGATGAACAAACTCAAGAAGTTCGTGCAACAGAATACGATGCCAATATTCAAATCCCATTATTAGCCATTAACTATCGTACACCTGGAAATAAAGTAAAAGATGCTGCTGCATTACAGATGTTATCAGATTATTTATCGGGTGGTAAAAGTTCGGTATTGTATAAAAAATATGTTGATGAACGTAAAGAAGCATTACAGATTTTTGCCTTCAATCGTCAAATGGAAGATTATGGAATCTATACCATCGGAATCTTACCACAAGGTGAAGTTTCGTTCGAATATTTAGAAAAAGAATTAGCAAAAGATATTAAAGCAGTTCAAACGGACTTAATCTCAGAAAAAGATTATCAAAAGATCTTAAACGGAATTGAAAATCGTTTTGTAGCGTCTAAATCAGGTGTTCAAAACATCGCCCACGCTTTAGCAGATGCTTATATGTTACGTGGAAATACTAACATTATTAATGAAGAATTGGATATTTACCGTTCTGTAACACGTGAAGACATTCGTAATGCAGCACAAAAATATTTGAATCCACAACAACGAATCATTATTAACTATTTACCAGAATCTGCTAAAGACGCAAAATAA
- a CDS encoding sulfite exporter TauE/SafE family protein codes for MQWIEIFGYIGALFIGLIMGVLGGGGSILAVPILAYIFHLDEKMATAYSLCIVGSTGLVGGLKQAFNKMVDWKTVFVFGIPAVIGIIITRALVIPMLPEVLFTIQHFEFTRVYHVWTFRAINGLGSYVHVIR; via the coding sequence ATGCAGTGGATTGAAATTTTCGGTTATATTGGAGCATTATTTATTGGATTGATTATGGGCGTACTAGGAGGAGGTGGATCTATCCTAGCAGTACCGATATTGGCCTATATATTTCATTTGGACGAAAAGATGGCAACGGCTTATTCTTTATGTATTGTAGGATCTACCGGATTAGTCGGTGGATTAAAACAAGCCTTCAATAAAATGGTCGATTGGAAAACGGTTTTTGTTTTTGGTATCCCTGCTGTAATAGGAATTATCATTACCCGTGCATTGGTTATCCCTATGCTTCCCGAAGTATTATTTACCATTCAACATTTTGAATTTACACGCGTGTACCATGTTTGGACTTTTCGCGCTATTAATGGTCTTGGCAGCTACGTCCATGTTATCCGATAA
- a CDS encoding sulfite exporter TauE/SafE family protein gives MFGLFALLMVLAATSMLSDKKERKSEAKKGTFQPLILSEGFFIGALTGLVGAGGGFLIVPALMVIAQLDMKRASATSLMIIAINSLMGFFLGDATKISIDWQFLGLFVAIAMVGIIIGTYINQYLPVKLLKKIFAYFIMTMAIFIFIEEFIIA, from the coding sequence ATGTTTGGACTTTTCGCGCTATTAATGGTCTTGGCAGCTACGTCCATGTTATCCGATAAAAAAGAAAGAAAATCGGAAGCAAAAAAAGGGACATTTCAACCATTAATCCTTTCGGAAGGCTTTTTTATTGGCGCTTTAACGGGATTAGTTGGTGCTGGAGGTGGATTTTTGATTGTACCAGCATTAATGGTTATCGCCCAATTGGATATGAAACGTGCATCAGCCACTTCATTAATGATTATTGCGATTAACTCATTGATGGGATTTTTTCTAGGTGATGCTACTAAAATTTCAATTGATTGGCAATTCCTAGGGTTGTTTGTTGCCATTGCGATGGTTGGAATTATTATTGGAACGTATATCAATCAATATTTACCAGTTAAATTATTAAAGAAGATATTTGCCTACTTTATTATGACAATGGCTATCTTTATTTTCATTGAAGAATTTATAATTGCATAA
- a CDS encoding methyltransferase domain-containing protein — MCFNAQFWNERYQSQQTGWDLKSPSTPLKEYIDQLSDLSLRILIPGCGNAYEAEYLLEKGFSHITLIDISEVLVQTLQEKFKNYPQIQVILGDFFDLQGSYDLILEQTFFCALHPDLRSAYANQMKNLLSKNGKLVGVMFQRDFGNPYPPFGGSKEEYLQLFEPYFTIITMEDCYNSIPPRSGTELFIQLKSNG; from the coding sequence ATGTGTTTTAATGCTCAATTTTGGAATGAACGATATCAATCACAACAAACGGGTTGGGATTTAAAATCGCCTTCTACTCCTTTAAAAGAATATATTGATCAACTTTCTGATCTATCCCTTCGCATCCTTATTCCAGGTTGTGGAAATGCTTATGAAGCAGAATATTTATTGGAAAAAGGATTCTCCCATATTACATTAATTGATATCTCGGAAGTCTTAGTCCAAACCTTACAAGAAAAATTTAAAAACTACCCTCAAATTCAAGTGATTTTAGGCGATTTCTTTGATCTACAAGGAAGTTATGATTTAATTTTAGAACAAACATTTTTTTGTGCTTTACATCCCGATTTACGTTCCGCTTATGCGAATCAAATGAAAAATTTACTTTCAAAAAACGGAAAACTTGTAGGTGTAATGTTTCAACGGGATTTTGGAAATCCATATCCTCCATTTGGTGGTTCTAAAGAAGAATATCTGCAATTATTTGAACCCTATTTTACAATTATTACCATGGAAGATTGTTATAATTCAATCCCACCTCGATCGGGAACAGAATTATTTATTCAATTAAAATCAAACGGTTAA
- a CDS encoding MBL fold metallo-hydrolase, producing the protein MKVEQIYTGCLAQGAYYIESNGEVAIIDPLRETQSYVDQAEKDGAKIKYIFETHFHADFVSGHVDLAQKTGATIVYGPTANPSFDAHIATDHEVFQLGNITITALHTPGHTMESTTYLLKDENGVDKMIFTGDTLFIGDVGRPDLAQKLDTDLTQEKLAGYLYDSLREKIMPLADDLIVYPAHGAGSACGKNMSKETFDTLGHQKEVNYALNPNLSKEEFITELTSGLMPPPFYFPENVMLNKGGYESLEVIKERGSRALTPDEFLQVAEESNALILDVRDPQTFATGFIPGSINIGIKGQFAPWVGTLITDIKQPILIVAENGVEQEAITRLARVGYDHTIGYLAGGIDAWVEAKKELDEIVSVSPEEFVELAEEAELKILDVRKPGEFANGHVEGAITAPLDFINESMKAIDPEETYLVHCAGGYRSMIFTSILRARGYENLIDVAGGFGKIKDVEGVKLVDGTSSCSSTSCSPQ; encoded by the coding sequence ATGAAAGTCGAACAAATATATACCGGATGTTTAGCTCAAGGAGCCTATTACATTGAGAGCAATGGAGAAGTTGCAATCATTGACCCATTGAGAGAAACACAATCTTATGTTGATCAAGCCGAGAAAGATGGAGCAAAAATTAAATACATTTTTGAAACACACTTTCATGCTGATTTCGTTTCAGGACACGTCGATTTAGCTCAAAAAACAGGAGCAACGATTGTTTATGGTCCTACGGCTAACCCTTCATTTGATGCGCATATCGCAACCGATCATGAAGTATTTCAACTGGGGAATATTACGATTACCGCTTTACATACACCAGGTCATACGATGGAATCTACTACTTATTTATTGAAAGATGAAAATGGAGTAGATAAAATGATCTTTACAGGAGATACCTTATTTATTGGTGATGTGGGTCGTCCCGATCTAGCGCAAAAATTAGATACAGATCTTACACAAGAAAAATTAGCAGGCTATTTATATGATTCGTTACGCGAAAAAATTATGCCTTTAGCGGATGATCTTATTGTTTATCCTGCCCACGGTGCTGGTTCCGCTTGTGGAAAAAATATGAGTAAAGAAACTTTTGATACATTAGGACATCAAAAAGAAGTAAACTACGCTTTAAATCCGAATTTATCAAAAGAAGAATTTATTACAGAACTAACTTCAGGTTTAATGCCTCCTCCTTTCTATTTCCCAGAAAATGTGATGTTGAATAAAGGAGGATATGAATCTTTAGAAGTCATTAAAGAAAGAGGATCTCGCGCATTAACGCCTGATGAGTTTCTTCAAGTAGCCGAAGAATCTAACGCATTAATTTTGGATGTACGCGATCCACAAACCTTTGCAACTGGATTTATTCCTGGTTCTATTAACATTGGAATCAAAGGTCAATTTGCACCTTGGGTTGGAACTTTAATTACGGACATCAAGCAACCTATTTTAATCGTTGCGGAAAACGGTGTTGAACAGGAAGCTATTACTCGTTTAGCACGTGTAGGATACGACCATACGATTGGATATTTGGCAGGTGGCATCGATGCTTGGGTAGAAGCGAAAAAAGAATTGGATGAAATCGTTTCAGTTTCTCCTGAAGAATTCGTAGAATTAGCGGAGGAAGCTGAATTAAAAATCCTAGATGTTCGTAAACCAGGAGAATTTGCAAACGGACATGTTGAAGGTGCTATTACTGCCCCATTGGATTTTATCAACGAATCCATGAAAGCAATTGATCCAGAAGAAACCTATTTAGTACATTGTGCTGGTGGTTATCGATCGATGATTTTCACTTCGATTTTAAGAGCTCGTGGATATGAAAACTTAATTGATGTTGCCGGAGGTTTTGGAAAAATCAAAGATGTTGAAGGCGTTAAATTAGTGGATGGTACATCTTCTTGTTCATCGACTTCTTGTTCACCTCAATAA
- a CDS encoding IS1182 family transposase — protein sequence MYTSSKIVFKDYNPKENLLFPPNLSELIEEKHPVRVISNIIDGLAIKNLINSYKPYGTSSYHPKMLLKVLIYGYLSNIYSSRKLEQALKENIHFMWLSGMNRPDHNTINRFRSERLKGKLKSIFTQIVLLLEKEGIVSLTTTFVDGTKIEASANRYTFVWGRAIKKHKARISEQLEDLWNYAESVAKEELQNTENIEFKEIDSEKVTQTIDKINEVLKDKKIPSKIRQKLNYGKKNWSKNLEKYKKQEEILQQRNSYSKTDTDATFMRMKEDHMKNGQLKPAYNLQISTNKQYILHYSIHHNPTDTKTLKPHLAGFEQHYHRTPKELVADAGYGSEENYNLLKSKKIKPYVKYNYFRKDQKSGQITSSESNPKLAKIREKAYKLLNTVRGIKLRKQRCHDVEPVFAEIKHNKNFKRFMLRGVDKVEIEVGLLAIAHNLKKMAKIT from the coding sequence GTGTATACTAGTTCGAAAATAGTCTTTAAAGATTACAATCCCAAAGAAAATTTGCTTTTTCCTCCAAATTTATCGGAGTTGATAGAAGAAAAGCATCCTGTTAGAGTTATTTCCAATATAATAGATGGTTTAGCAATTAAAAATCTTATTAATAGCTATAAACCATATGGAACATCATCTTATCACCCAAAAATGCTTCTGAAAGTGTTGATTTATGGCTACCTAAGTAATATTTATTCAAGCCGTAAATTAGAACAAGCACTGAAAGAAAATATTCATTTTATGTGGCTTTCTGGAATGAATCGTCCTGACCATAATACGATAAATCGCTTTCGTAGCGAGCGATTAAAAGGTAAACTGAAATCTATATTCACTCAAATAGTCTTGCTTTTAGAAAAAGAAGGAATCGTTAGTTTAACAACCACTTTTGTTGATGGGACTAAGATTGAGGCAAGCGCTAATCGCTATACATTCGTTTGGGGAAGAGCGATTAAAAAACACAAAGCTAGAATTTCTGAGCAGTTAGAAGACTTATGGAATTACGCAGAAAGTGTAGCAAAAGAAGAGCTTCAAAACACAGAAAATATTGAATTTAAAGAAATCGATTCTGAAAAAGTCACACAAACAATTGATAAGATAAATGAAGTTTTGAAAGATAAAAAAATCCCATCAAAGATTCGTCAAAAGCTCAATTATGGAAAGAAAAATTGGTCTAAGAATTTAGAAAAATACAAAAAACAAGAAGAGATTTTACAACAAAGAAATTCTTACTCTAAGACCGATACAGATGCTACATTTATGAGAATGAAAGAAGATCATATGAAAAATGGTCAGCTAAAACCCGCTTATAATCTGCAAATCTCCACGAATAAACAGTATATTTTACATTATTCTATTCACCATAATCCAACCGATACAAAAACTCTAAAACCTCATTTAGCAGGTTTTGAGCAGCATTACCATAGAACTCCAAAAGAGCTTGTAGCCGATGCGGGCTATGGCTCAGAAGAAAATTATAACTTGCTTAAATCAAAAAAGATAAAACCTTACGTAAAATACAATTACTTCAGAAAAGATCAAAAATCAGGACAAATTACTTCTTCAGAGAGCAATCCCAAACTGGCTAAAATAAGAGAAAAAGCATATAAACTTCTCAATACAGTGAGAGGTATCAAACTCAGAAAACAAAGATGTCACGATGTTGAACCAGTTTTTGCCGAAATAAAACACAACAAAAACTTTAAACGATTTATGTTAAGAGGAGTTGATAAAGTCGAAATTGAAGTCGGCTTACTTGCTATTGCTCATAACTTAAAGAAAATGGCGAAAATCACCTGA